The Candidatus Celerinatantimonas neptuna DNA segment AAAATCTTAGTCGCCATACTTGTGGGTATCATTGCTGGTTTTGTCTGTGGTTATGCAAAATTGGGCTGGGAAGTGGTTTTGCCGCCTCGGACTTTGCTTCGTGATGCAACAAACCCACCTCAAATGATCTTGCAACAATTGGGCCTTTCGTTTGCGTTTACACACTCGACCTATACATATAGTGGCCGTCATTTACCTTATGTGAGCTTTTTTGTCCATTTTGGTTTTTCGATCTTTTTTATGGTGTTGTATTCCATTGTGGCTGAGTTCTGGCCAAAAATCACCCTTTGGCAAGGGGCTGCATACGGGTTAGTCCTATGGGTCGCATTCCATATTGTGATTATGCCGTTGTTGGGGACGGTTCCTGCGCCCTGGCATCAGCCGTTTGATGAGCATTTCTCCGAAATTTTAGGTCATATGTTTTGTTTTTGGGCGGCTGAAGTGGCCAGGCGGGATATGCGAAGTCGTATCACACATGCTCCTGATCCGGCTGATTAAGTGAGATATTTGTTTAGATTCGTATAGAAAAAACCGCTGAAAAGCGGTTTTTTTAGTTTGATACAGGTTTTAAATAAAGGCTATTTTTCAGTGAAATCTGACTGCTTTACCATTCAGGGTGAA contains these protein-coding regions:
- the yagU gene encoding Inner membrane protein YagU, with the protein product MGIQVDSRNKKILVAILVGIIAGFVCGYAKLGWEVVLPPRTLLRDATNPPQMILQQLGLSFAFTHSTYTYSGRHLPYVSFFVHFGFSIFFMVLYSIVAEFWPKITLWQGAAYGLVLWVAFHIVIMPLLGTVPAPWHQPFDEHFSEILGHMFCFWAAEVARRDMRSRITHAPDPAD